From one Papio anubis isolate 15944 chromosome 12, Panubis1.0, whole genome shotgun sequence genomic stretch:
- the OLFR633 gene encoding olfactory receptor 633 isoform X1 — translation MFSSSQFTPEYFLLTGFPGLEEQYPWFIFPFCSTYLVALMGNSLIPLMIKKSHLGRARWKNISLHQPMYLFLAMLAFAELGVSASTLPTVLGIFLFSAKNICFEACLLQMFSIHLFSIMESGVLLAMSVDRFVAIYNPLQYTAILTLPRIAGTGATLGLKSVMLMFPLPFLLKHLLFCGNITLSHSYCLHSDLIQLPCGATRPNSILGLYIITSTFGLDSRLLTVSYVLILCTGLGITSREGRWKALNTCVSHICAVLVYYVPMISVALVHCFLKHTAPAVCLLVASVYFWYHLCSTP, via the exons ATGTTCAGCAGCAGTCAATTCACCCCAGAATATTTTCTGCTGACTGGTTTCCCTGGTCTGGAGGAACAGTATCCCTGGTTCATCTTTCCGTTCTGTTCCACATATCTTGTGGCCCTCATGGGCAATAGCCTGATCCCACTCATGATCAAGAAAAGCCATCTGGGGCGAGCAAGATGG aaaaacatctctcTGCACCAGCCAATGTACTTGTTCCTAGCTATGCTGGCCTTTGCAGAGCTTGGTGTCTCTGCCTCTACACTGCCCACTGTGCTGGGCATCTTCCTTTTTAGTGCCAAAAATATCTGCTTTGAAGCCTGCCTTTTGCAGATGTTCTCCATACATTTGTTTTCCATCATGGAGTCAGGAGTTCTGCTGGCCATGTCTGTGGACCGCTTTGTGGCCATCTACAACCCACTGCAGTACACTGCTATCCTGACCTTGCCCCGTATTGCTGGTACTGGTGCTACCCTTGGACTGAAGAGTGTGATGCTCATGTTCCCACTGCCCTTTCTCCTGAAGCATCTGCTCTTCTGTGGCAATATCACCCTCTCTCACTCCTATTGTCTGCACTCAGATTTAATTCAACTGCCCTGTGGGGCCACTCGTCCCAACAGCATTCTGGGGCTCTATATCATCACTTCCACTTTTGGACTGGACTCACGGCTCCTCACAGTCTCCTATGTGCTGATTCTCTGCACAGGGCTGGGCATTACTTCTAGAGAGGGGCGGTGGAAAGCCCTCAACACATGTGTATCACACATCTGTGCAGTCCTTGTGTATTATGTGCCCATGATCAGTGTGGCTCTGGTACACTGCTTCCTGAAGCATACTGCACCTGCTGTTTGCCTCCTCGTGGCTAGTGTCTACTTCTGGTACCACCTGTGCTCAACTCCATAA
- the OLFR633 gene encoding olfactory receptor 633 (The RefSeq protein has 1 substitution compared to this genomic sequence), which translates to MFSSSQFTPEYFLLTGFPGLEEQYPWFIFPFCSTYLVALMGNSLILTVIKKNISLHQPMYLFLAMLAFAELGVSASTLPTVLGIFLFSAKNICFEACLLQMFSIHLFSIMESGVLLAMSVDRFVAIYNPLQYTAILTLPRIAGTGATLGLKSVMLMFPLPFLLKHLLFCGNITLSHSYCLHSDLIQLPCGATRPNSILGLYIITSTFGLDSRLLTVSYVLILCTGLGITSREGRWKALNTCVSHICAVLVYYVPMISVALVHCFLKHTAPAVCLLVASVYFWYHLCSTP; encoded by the exons ATGTTCAGCAGCAGTCAATTCACCCCAGAATATTTTCTGCTGACTGGTTTCCCTGGTCTGGAGGAACAGTATCCCTGGTTCATCTTTCCGTTCTGTTCCACATATCTTGTGGCCCTCATGGGCAATAGCCTGATCC TGACTTTGATc aagaaaaacatctctcTGCACCAGCCAATGTACTTGTTCCTAGCTATGCTGGCCTTTGCAGAGCTTGGTGTCTCTGCCTCTACACTGCCCACTGTGCTGGGCATCTTCCTTTTTAGTGCCAAAAATATCTGCTTTGAAGCCTGCCTTTTGCAGATGTTCTCCATACATTTGTTTTCCATCATGGAGTCAGGAGTTCTGCTGGCCATGTCTGTGGACCGCTTTGTGGCCATCTACAACCCACTGCAGTACACTGCTATCCTGACCTTGCCCCGTATTGCTGGTACTGGTGCTACCCTTGGACTGAAGAGTGTGATGCTCATGTTCCCACTGCCCTTTCTCCTGAAGCATCTGCTCTTCTGTGGCAATATCACCCTCTCTCACTCCTATTGTCTGCACTCAGATTTAATTCAACTGCCCTGTGGGGCCACTCGTCCCAACAGCATTCTGGGGCTCTATATCATCACTTCCACTTTTGGACTGGACTCACGGCTCCTCACAGTCTCCTATGTGCTGATTCTCTGCACAGGGCTGGGCATTACTTCTAGAGAGGGGCGGTGGAAAGCCCTCAACACATGTGTATCACACATCTGTGCAGTCCTTGTGTATTATGTGCCCATGATCAGTGTGGCTCTGGTACACTGCTTCCTGAAGCATACTGCACCTGCTGTTTGCCTCCTCGTGGCTAGTGTCTACTTCTGGTACCACCTGTGCTCAACTCCATAA